ATTTTATTCCGttaaaaaaaggataaaagTGATCCAATAATTAGATGAGAGGGATAGTTTTGAACCCAAAATAGTTGAAGGATATATTTGATCTATTTCAAATACTTGAAGGGTAGTTTTGACCCTTCTTCGTTACgtaaaataatagtaatcaagtttagattttcaaaatatcattacTAAGGATAGtttagtaaaatatatttttcattaaaatttttataaagaATATGTCATGTCAATCGAGTCAAATAATATGAAGTAGAGAGAGGaagtaatatatttttgaattttaaaaaaattatatatttattttggatgattaaaaaaaattcaatttatatagaaaGGGAGGACTAGGGAGTACTAAAGAGTTTTCCAAAATAGGCTATAAATATTCTGTCCATTTCAGTTTTCTGAAAACAGAGTATGAGAAAGTGGTTTCTCCACAGCATTTTCTTTCTTCCACATCTCTGCCGTGACCAAAAATCTCTATATATTCCTTCACAAAAAGATCGACAGTACAAATGGCTTCTGAGTGAAACGGAGACTAAAATCTTTACATTCTatgttttttctcaatttttttgatcAGTACAACTCAAAAACTTGCAAAATGCTTAAGGGATTCCTGTTTTGAAGATTCGGATTTTGTGATTTCGGGTACgtgaactcttttttttttcttttttcacaaCGTGATGACGGAATTTTTTCACTAACGAGTTTAAAATATGAAAGGTTAATACTGGAAGAAGCCAAAGTGGTTCAACATCTAGCCCCATCTGGCTCCGCGGCTCTATAGAGTCTTCTGCCTTCTGCTACTTCTTATGTTTTGATTTCTGGTGATATAAAACAAGAGATGTTGTTTATTTCCTGTTTTGATTGGGGGTGGGGGGGTGGGGGGGAGGGATCAAACAAAAGGGGGTTCTGGATCagtgtgaaaaataaaaattagatatCATATGATTAAAAACAGAGGTAGGTCCagaaaattttagaatttttttttaaaaaatgaatgtgTTTGTGTGTGTATAGTAAATGATGCATCTGCTGCCTTTAAATCGTGGATTAGCATTTGATTGGAAGAACAATAATTCAAAGGAATGTATACTATATTCATCGAGGTGGATGTATGTGTTGATTGCTATGATTACTTTGGATCCTATGTGAAAATAGGACAACAAATTGGTATTTTGTTCTTTTCAGTCTGCCTTTTATACTGAGCAACTAGACAGAAATGAATTTATATTGCTACTCATGGACTGAATCTCCAAAACAAAAATTTGAGGCAATCCGGACTTTATAATGAAATTGCTGCTCAGGTATCAAACTGTAATACTCTTTGGTTGTTTCTTGTACTTACTTTACTGTCTCTAGCATTTATTTTGTTCCATACACTATCCTCATTTTTGTGTTCTGGCTTTTGGGGTGGATTGTTTTGTAgagagtataaatgagttgaaaaaTTGAATCTCTGCTAAAAGGGCAAAGTATAACTGGATTGACAGATCACCCTTTAAACATAATATATCGGGTAGATCGATGAATATATATCTCTAGATGATAAACTAAGTTGAGGGCATTTGTGTGGACTATATACTAGTTCTATTGAACttttaggaaaaatatatattcgTTCTGTTGGGAGCTACTGGGGATTGGACATAGATAAATTTTGTTCAAGGTTGAATTCACCCTTCAAGGGATTGgtcttttaaattttatgagcAGCTAATACAAAATTAGATGGTTTCATTGAAGCTTACTTCATCAAGATATGAAGCAGAGATATCATATTTCCGCTGATTGGGGAAATAAGATCTAGGGTAAGTTGTGCTGAAGAAGAAGCTTGGATCACAAAAAGTGAGGAAGTTTCTTGTTCCATATATTCCGTTCTCTGCTTTTCCACTTTTCATTCTGAGAGACCGAGAGTTGCTGAATCACTTGATGCAGCAAGGCAAGTAATAGCAATAACATTTTGTTAGAGGgaagaaaaatacaagaagCTAGATTTGAAAATTGAGTCTTCTACTTTATCTGTCTTACTTATCATTGTCTAATAAACATTTTTCTTCCTGGTGCATTTCAATTTCCTTTGGCAAGTATTCTTGGTTAGCTCAAGATTAGTTTGTTTATCAACAAAACAAAAACTTGTATTTAGTTTTTTACCTTATTACAGGTTGAAGATGTCTTATAGAAGATCAGGGAAAAGTGGGAGCACTGATTCGGAGTTGGAAGAGTTGAAGTATAAATACTACAAAGATTTAAGAGATGAAAGAGTCAAAATTAGACGTTCTGGGAAGTATTTCAAATGCCCATACTGTCAGGATTCAAGTAAAGAGTATGATTCACAAGAGCTTCTACGGCATTCTTCCCGCATTGGTAGAGATTCAAGGAGTACTAGTTTTAGAGACAAGGCTAGACATTTGGGATTGTTTAAGTACTTGGATAGGTACATAGATGCAGACAAGAACACATCTGAATCAAGTCAGAGAAGATGTTCTGAGCTATCATGGAAGATTTCTCAAGATGCTAAGAGTAATCCAGTTGAGCCACCTCAGATCACTGAGAAGTCTGAAGGCGGAGGAAAATTTAATCTGTCTTCTGCTAGGACCATTGAAGCAGTGGATAGACCTGTTGATGGTCCTGAAGAGCCCCTGAAAATGGGAAAACTAAATGCGGAGAACAGAGTGGTATCCAAACCTCCTCCCAGAAGTACCAAAGATGGCCTGCAACCCCAACCTCTCCTAGCAGCTAGTAGGCCAGAAATCAGCAATGCCAAGGATGATCCAATAGTTTTTCCTTGGATGGGAATAGTAGCCAATATCCCAGTTGAATATAAGGGAGGGAGGTATGTAGGTAACAGTGGAACAAATCTAAAAAAGGAATGGATTGAGAAAGGGTTTAATCCACTGAAGGTTCATCCTTTGTGGAACTACCGGGGTCACACCGGATATGCCATAGTTGAATTTAAAGGGGATTGGTCTGGATTCATGAATGCTATAGCGTTCGAAAAAGCATTTGAATTAGATAAACATGGGAAGAGAGACTGGAATTCAGTAAGATGTCGAGATGATAAATTGTATGCTTGGATTGCACGTGATGAAGATTACAATGCTGAGTCTTTCATTGGTAATTATCTCCGTAAAAATGGAGATCTTAAGTCAGTTTCTGGAATACAAGAAGAGAACAAGAGGAAAGATTCAAGGCTACTATGCAACTTGACCAATGAGTTAGAGATGAAGAACAATGAATGTGAagagatgaagaagaaaataagcaGAGCAGAGGGTTTTATGGCTAATGTGGTGAGTCGAAAGGAGGAGATGGTCCAAAACTACAATGACGGTGCGTTTTCCTTTTTGCCTCTTTGTTGTAAACTAGTCACATAGAGTATTTTTTCTCTATCTTATTGCTTCACTTTGACACAATGCAAAAATATACACCTGTGCACAATTTGCAAGTCATATCATGAAGTTGTGTGCATTCTTTTGTTGTTTTCCTCCTCTAATGTCCTATGATCTGTTTCCTAGAGATGGAGATGATGCGGGATAAAGCATTCAATCAGCTCCATGATTTCATACGTGAGCATGAGAAAAGCAAAATGCAACTTGAAGCTCAAAAAAAACAATTGATGCTACAAGAACAAGAATTGAGAAAACGCGAAGCACTTAATAAGAGTGAGAAAAGAAAGCTTGACCTCCAGAAAGAGATGGTAAGAAAAGAGGCATACAGAAAGTACATTTTTTTGCAGGTGACACTTCACAAAAGGGGAAGTAGAGATGATATTCTTTGGGTGTTAAAATACTGCAGATATTCCTTTTAAAGATATTTCACATAACTCTATCTGATTGGAAGGAATTTGAGTTACTCGAGCATATCTAGTGTGGTCATCACCGCCTTTCTGCTACCACTTTGCTTGCCTGATAATATTGTTATAGGAATTGATTCGAATTCCAGGTCCTTATATGTCTTCTGATGCTTAACTTGATAGCTTTTTTTCTGAAATTCTTTATCTGCAGAATGAAAGGGCAATTTTGGAGCAGAGAAATGCAGATGAGAAAATGCTGCAATTGGCTGAAGATCATAAGGTGTGCTGTGCACTTTTGGCTTAAGAACGGCCTCTGTGAAAACACAATACTCCATAGCTTTTAGCAATTGACTTTGAGCTTTTATTTGCAGAGAGTAAAGGAACAACTTCATAAAAGAATAATTGAACTTGAAGCGAACCTTGATCAGAAGCAAGCGCTACAGTTGCAGATTGAGCGCTTGAGGGGTTCCGTGGAAGTGATGAGACTCATGAATGAGGAAGGAGATCTCGAAGCTAAGAAGAAACTGCAGTCAATTCAAGAAGAGATCAAGGAGAGTGAAGAAGAACTTGATAGCTTGGAAACACTGAATCAAACTCTAATTATAAAGGAAAGACTTACAAATGACGAAGTGCAGGAAGCCCGTAAAGAACTAATCAATGTGAGCATTTACACTTTTTTAATTCATCCTCGTAAATATTTGTTTATAATGAAGCAATGTGATTTTACTGAACGAAAATTGGAGGCAAACATATATGCTTTAGAaaggttttggtttactttATTTTTGTCCACCAAAGTAATACGCATTTTTATTCACCTTCACGAGCAGAAAATCCTTCTATTTACTTAGGAGTTTAAACGTGACAGATGGATTTCCAGGAAAAAATGAATATACCATACGTCTGCCTTTTTGGGAAGTCTAGTTCATCACTGCTTGAACAGTATGCCCACCTACATTACGTGCCATCGTCATTCACAAGTTTGTATCTGCTAAAAGTTTAAAATTCTCTATAAAATTCTGGAGATATGCATCACAGAGGAACCTTCTGGAGATGGTAAATCTAACTGGATAGTTTATTTTGCTCCTAGAATTGTTTCCCCCCCAAGTATGTCCTTGCTTTaatcaatataattttatacataGATGATCATTAACATTTTTTTGGTCATTTCAATTTATCATACTTGTTGCTTGTTTGTTAttaattcccccccccccccccagttCTTACCATTCTTCATGACATGCTCcattaattaatttcttttttggtcTTTCAAATTCATCATACTTCTTCCTCTGTAATATTTGTTTCTCAGAGATTCTCATTCATAATTAGCTAAAGCTTGCTAATACTGCATGGAAGTGCAAATGATTAAATCAGACCTACAAACATGCCTCGATGATTAATGTTTATAAAAGTATTTCCATAACATGAAGATGATTTCAATCTCAACCTGCCAACCTGTTCTGTATGAACAGCAATTTTATGTGCAATCTTCATGTTCTTTCCCTTTGCTCTAGTTAATTAGTGCTTAGATTTATTTTCTCACAGGGTTTAAGGGAGAGCGGTGCTTTTATCTGTGTCAAGAGAATGGGGGAACTTGATGAGAAGCCATTCCATGCTGCtgccaaaaaaaaatttaattctgAAGAAGCAGCAGAGAAAGCATTGGCAGTATGTTCGTTGTGGGAGGACTACCTGAGGGATCCAAACTGGCATCCGTATAAGATTATCCAAAAGGGTCAAACCGCTGAGGTATGTACTCTTTTTAACTAATattacatgttttttttttttaatctttactcaTGCGATTTTTATCTTTACTTTTGCTTTCTCAGgaaataattgatgaaaatgatgagAAATTGAAGGAACTGAAGGCCGAatgtggtgatgaagtgtatcAAGCTGTGGTAACTGCGTTAAATGAGTTGAATGTGCATAACCCCAGTGGCAGGTATCCAGTACCTCAGTTGTGGAATAACAAGGAAAAAAGAATTGCATCATTGAACGAAGGAGTTGCATTCATTTTGAAACAGTGGAAGTTGCATAGGAAGAAAACAAGATAAAGCATTTGACTAAACTTTGAAGGGAAAGAAGtagttgtggaatttcactgggttgttgttgttgttgttgagggGAAAGAAGTAGGGAGAATTGATTGTCATCACATGATTAATTCTAGTAGGCAAGCTCAACTATATTCAAGTCTGCAAAAACTTCATTAGTTTTATTATGCCACCCTTCATTTTGCTCTAAATTTCAGATGAGACAGTTTGTTCTTTATCTGCTACTTTCTTTTGTCATTAGATACATAGCATCTTCAAGTATTGTGTGAATTTTGGTCACAAACAGGCAACAGCTAGAAATATAAGATAAAGTCATTGGATAGTACAAAGCTGATTTACAGAGGAGTACTCTGTATTTTCACAGCACACTGCTCTGTCATTCTCTTTATCAACAAAGCCTGTTCATTTTATCCTCTTCCTCTCTTCCATTGGTTTTTCAGGAATATTGCCTGACTCTTCATTCTTTC
This Solanum dulcamara chromosome 8, daSolDulc1.2, whole genome shotgun sequence DNA region includes the following protein-coding sequences:
- the LOC129900258 gene encoding factor of DNA methylation 4-like isoform X2 encodes the protein MKLLLRLKMSYRRSGKSGSTDSELEELKYKYYKDLRDERVKIRRSGKYFKCPYCQDSSKEYDSQELLRHSSRIGRDSRSTSFRDKARHLGLFKYLDRYIDADKNTSESSQRRCSELSWKISQDAKSNPVEPPQITEKSEGGGKFNLSSARTIEAVDRPVDGPEEPLKMGKLNAENRVVSKPPPRSTKDGLQPQPLLAASRPEISNAKDDPIVFPWMGIVANIPVEYKGGRYVGNSGTNLKKEWIEKGFNPLKVHPLWNYRGHTGYAIVEFKGDWSGFMNAIAFEKAFELDKHGKRDWNSVRCRDDKLYAWIARDEDYNAESFIGNYLRKNGDLKSVSGIQEENKRKDSRLLCNLTNELEMKNNECEEMKKKISRAEGFMANVVSRKEEMVQNYNDEMEMMRDKAFNQLHDFIREHEKSKMQLEAQKKQLMLQEQELRKREALNKSEKRKLDLQKEMNERAILEQRNADEKMLQLAEDHKRVKEQLHKRIIELEANLDQKQALQLQIERLRGSVEVMRLMNEEGDLEAKKKLQSIQEEIKESEEELDSLETLNQTLIIKERLTNDEVQEARKELINIYFLTGFKGERCFYLCQENGGT
- the LOC129900258 gene encoding factor of DNA methylation 4-like isoform X1, with the protein product MKLLLRLKMSYRRSGKSGSTDSELEELKYKYYKDLRDERVKIRRSGKYFKCPYCQDSSKEYDSQELLRHSSRIGRDSRSTSFRDKARHLGLFKYLDRYIDADKNTSESSQRRCSELSWKISQDAKSNPVEPPQITEKSEGGGKFNLSSARTIEAVDRPVDGPEEPLKMGKLNAENRVVSKPPPRSTKDGLQPQPLLAASRPEISNAKDDPIVFPWMGIVANIPVEYKGGRYVGNSGTNLKKEWIEKGFNPLKVHPLWNYRGHTGYAIVEFKGDWSGFMNAIAFEKAFELDKHGKRDWNSVRCRDDKLYAWIARDEDYNAESFIGNYLRKNGDLKSVSGIQEENKRKDSRLLCNLTNELEMKNNECEEMKKKISRAEGFMANVVSRKEEMVQNYNDEMEMMRDKAFNQLHDFIREHEKSKMQLEAQKKQLMLQEQELRKREALNKSEKRKLDLQKEMNERAILEQRNADEKMLQLAEDHKRVKEQLHKRIIELEANLDQKQALQLQIERLRGSVEVMRLMNEEGDLEAKKKLQSIQEEIKESEEELDSLETLNQTLIIKERLTNDEVQEARKELINGLRESGAFICVKRMGELDEKPFHAAAKKKFNSEEAAEKALAVCSLWEDYLRDPNWHPYKIIQKGQTAEEIIDENDEKLKELKAECGDEVYQAVVTALNELNVHNPSGRYPVPQLWNNKEKRIASLNEGVAFILKQWKLHRKKTR